tgttagtgtccacctctacggtctgcaggtggacagcaaagccttgggggttcagaaagttgcccaggtcgtacggttggtaagggggAGCACCAGGATTTGGGCCCAGGTCATAGGAGtccggatcaggtctggggcactgatggcagagggaaggcctgcccctccgccctgagagcccagctgctcaccacatccatcacggtcaacagctccgccaccagcttaggagggaaggccgtgaagTTAGGCTTCTTCTCATCCTCCTTAatggccacaggtggagatggacttcccactagaaatgatggtccaggtgactccagctcagcagctcccactcctgctggagccgacgtgggcccttgctccagctccaacactgctgatggaggggacgctggctccagcgctagagggggtggtattgacggagctggagccagctctacctccaccactgtccactgccctgcttctgccgccggctggagctctgcagctggcgctgcagcgggataaagagaaaggttcacccacatagctgactttccacgtgtccttccaaacacaggaaagatcccacttcccttccgggaata
This genomic window from Diceros bicornis minor isolate mBicDic1 chromosome 7 unlocalized genomic scaffold, mDicBic1.mat.cur SUPER_7_unloc_3, whole genome shotgun sequence contains:
- the LOC131402324 gene encoding ral guanine nucleotide dissociation stimulator-like, with the translated sequence MASEMRNTGIAPAAELQPAAEAGQWTVVEVELAPAPSIPPPLALEPASPPSAVLELEQGPTSAPAGVGAAELESPGPSFLVGSPSPPVAIKEDEKKPNFTAFPPKLVAELLTVMDVECEILKNFSSLRAVISALQKTSISHLKNKWVDVSQWVGPSP